One Gigantopelta aegis isolate Gae_Host chromosome 1, Gae_host_genome, whole genome shotgun sequence genomic region harbors:
- the LOC121369159 gene encoding F-box only protein 36-like, with protein sequence MNMHSSIGRTVHTMWHVATSIDPPNATENDGNIRSLTNICIGWQRQGRWDGDCIKMASIKHWLNSEGALVDIAEVAPSPSKDFFHIFVTPNLFVYRLWKIIPPTRSDSNVAPTEIRDTWEDFKHDETLHSEITRTGGSSMLDYLINLSDGHIDYLPRLPKNVLLRIILMLDLEDIQRLRRVSKFFKKLCDGDELWEKIYRMNCETPITSDLKDLAEQHTWKRLFFTNKLQLQMHLRRQSEKQTAKATTKQATKADKKK encoded by the exons ATGAATATGCACTCATCCATTGGCAGAACAGTGCATACCATGTGGCATGTGGCTACTAGTATCGATCCTCCGAATGCTACCGAGAATGACGGAAATATACGATCTTTAACGAACATTTGTATTGGTTGGCAACGTCAAGGCCGTTGGGATGGAGATTGCATCAAAATGGCGTCTATAAAACACTGGTTAAATTCGGAAGGGGCTCTGGTTGATATTGCTGAAGTAGCACCATCGCCTTCAAAAGActtttttcatatatttgtaACACCAAACTTG TTTGTTTATCGCTTGTGGAAGATCATACCACCAACACGAAGTGACAGTAATGTAGCACCAACAGAAATACGAGATACTTGGGAAGACTTCAAGCATGATGAGACACTTCATA GTGAAATCACTCGCACTGGGGGATCTAGCATGTTGGATTATTTGATAAACTTGTCCGACGGCCATATCGACTACCTTCCACGCCTCCCTAAAAATGTCCTCCTGCGAATTATCCTCATGCTCGACCTGGAAGATATCCAGCGGCTTCGACGGGtttcaaaattcttcaaaaag CTGTGTGACGGAGACGAGTTATGGGAGAAGATTTACCGCATGAACTGCGAAACGCCCATCACCTCCGATCTGAAGGATCTTGCGGAACAGCACACATGGAAACGACTCTTCTTCACTAACAAGCTGCAACTTCAG atGCATTTGAGAAGACAGTCTGAAAAACAAACTGCCAAGGCGACCACAAAGCAGGCCACCAAAGCAGACAAGAAAAAGTAG